The Chiroxiphia lanceolata isolate bChiLan1 chromosome 4, bChiLan1.pri, whole genome shotgun sequence genome contains a region encoding:
- the LOC116786223 gene encoding T-cell surface glycoprotein CD8 alpha chain-like codes for MDGSPALLLLLTLGLCYPGIHGQMYEMKIRFRNSITQLRVGQRLELECQTDKKDSGMFWVHQDKSGTLHFIVFISSLFRVTFKGNQRTSTRFEASKHNTIYRLVVKSFTQQDEGNYFCLMNINQMLYISPGLPAFFPVITTPGPTTQLGITGKDSDIKTPDPESSTKKDLNSFCDGVIWVPLAGACLLLLIALAITIPQCPRTRRRRCRCKRPVQGKPHTKPGTTN; via the exons ATGGACGGgtctcctgccctgctcctcctgctcacTCTGGGACTCT gctacCCAGGGATCCATGGCCAGATGTATGAGATGAAGATCAGGTTTCGCAACAGCATCACCCAGCTCCGGGTGGGACAGCGGCTGGAACTGGAGTGTCAGACTGACAAGAAGGACAGTGGCATGTTCTGGGTCCACCAGGACAAGAGTGGGACCCTTCACTTCATTGTCTTCATCTCTTCCCTGTTTCGAGTCACCTTCAAGGGGAATCAGAGGACATCCACACGCTTTGAGGCCAGCAAACACAACACTATCTATCGGTTGGTAGTGAAGTCTTTCACACAGCAGGATGAGGGGAATTATTTCTGCCTCATGAACATCAACCAAATGCTGTACATCAGCCCTGGCCTGCCTGCCTTCTTCCCAG TCATCACCACACCGGGAcccaccactcagcttggtATCACTGGAAAGGACTCCGACATCAAGACCCCGGATCCAG AGTCCAGCACGAAGAAGGACCTGAATTCCTTCTGTGATGGTGTCATCTGGGTTCCCTTGGCAGGTgcctgcctcctgctcctcatcGCCCTGGCCATCACCATCCCGCAGTGTCCAA gAACCAGAAGACGAAGGTGCAGGTGTAAAAG gccTGTGCAGGGGAAGCCCCACACCAAACCCGGCACAACAAACTGA